Genomic segment of Triticum aestivum cultivar Chinese Spring chromosome 6A, IWGSC CS RefSeq v2.1, whole genome shotgun sequence:
CCAAAATCATTTCGGCTCCAATAACTAAACTGGATGGGAATCAGTCTAAATGTGCTTGGAACGAACTATACATGTAGCCAACTGTTTAGTTGTCCGTTCATCCAACTGTTTAGGGTTTCACTTGAGGGGTGTATATATGTTTCAACAGTTCAGGTTGAAGTAAGTAATTCATATACTTAAGCTATTCTGTACATGTCCAACAAGTGATATTGTAAACATCAAGAAATGGTGTGTTCAAAAAAGTCCCGATTATGTGGAGCAGTGAGTATAGCACAAAATAAGCAGTACCTGTGGATGAGGAAAGCTCATTAGGCGCTTAAACTCACCATCACCATCGCCTTTTGTTAGTTGTGTGCACTTGTTCATGAATGAAACGAACTGTGTTCTATTTAAGTTTCTGTTCTTGGTGGATTGTTCAATGGTTATATATGGAATGAATTTGCATTGCGCAAACTAAACACGGCGTGCTCCCAATTCTGCATTAAATGCTAATGCCATGGTGATTCTACTCGATCTACTTGGTAGAGCCGCGATTCAACAAACCAATTGATTTACCTATACACAAGTATTGCGTTCCTTCATTACCTGTCACCCATCGggccttcttcctctcctcttccttccctctctcccgtgtccccttcttcctctccttctcttCCTACGCTACTcctagactctctctctctctctctctctctctctcttcctaccCGATCGAGGCCGATGGTTCTAGCACGCCTCCGGGGAGCTGCTTCGATCCAGCTATGCACAacaggtttttttttctttttcgaaaaggggggaaaccccggcctctgcatcagtacGATGCATACGGCCCTCTTATTAACAGCTATGCACAACAGGTAACGCAATCAGGCACTTCATCATCATCCGTCCGGCACGTGCAGGCAATCATGGAGTTGGCTCCAATCAAGCGTATGCGTACGCGACACCAGGCGCTGCTTCATGCGGCCGGCTTCACTTGGAGCCACCGACGACTTGGACATCTCCTGGACGATCGACACGCACTCTTCCCGCCGCAGCATGCATCAGGACAGGATCACGCTCCTCCCTCCGCAGCCCGCGCTGACCATGGACACTAGCCATCCCCGAGCAAGCAGCATCTCCGGGCGCAACGAGCGAAGACAGCGATGATCCCGCCGTATTCAACCATCTCGTAGTTTTTACAAGCCTGACTGTGACAGAGATAGTCCCGAACAATGCAGCAGCAAAGACAGATTACAGAAAATATTTAGTTATCAGGAAAACCACTGGATGATCTTTAAGAAAAAACAAGACTCGATAAAAAAAAAACCcagaggcagaccaataggcaaataTTTCAAACGCTTACCAAATAATTTTAGCATCAACATGCTAGCCACTTCAACCCAGAGGGATATTCTAACAAATGTattcctccgttccaaattactcgtcgcagaaacagatgtatctagaactaaaatacatctagatacatccatatctacgacaagtaattcggaatggagggagtaaatctCATGAGACCATGAAACAGTCAGAGCTTCTTGTGATCATAACTTGTCTACATCAAAAAGAAACAAGTTGGCTCATAGTGGACGAAATTCAAGCACATTGAGCCGGTCAAAGAAAAAAAGAGCATGGCTGGGACTTACAATCAAAGCTTCTTGTGATCATAACTTGTCTACATAAAAAAGAAACGAGCCGGCCGGCTCATAATGGACCTAATTCATACACGTTGCGCCCGTCATATACATAAATGGGGATAAAAGGCTAAGTGTTAATACATAACCGGGCATAAAAGGCTCATCGAAGGTTTGACAACATAATCTTCCGAGGGGTTCACAACATAGCCCTCTAGTGTCGGAAAGAAGGTTTGTTGAACAAGAGTTTGCTTGAGCAGAAAATGAGTAGAATTGTTGCCTCTCGGATGGAAACTGGCAATCAACTTGACATCAACATCAACCTGAAACAGCCAGTCATCACAACTGAGCTCACTGTCCCCAGGCACAACCATCACACTCTGTTGATGGAGAGGGCATTGACACTGCTGCATGGTCTCGACAACCGGCAATTCAACTCGACACTTGAAATCCCAGGCCTCGGCTTAGTAGTCCTGCATCACCCAGATATCAAAGGCTGTCACCATTAAGAGACAAGATAGCAAGCATGTCACCCATCTCAAACAGTCGAGCGTAGCCATAAGAAAACGGGATGCGGATCTTGCTGAACGACTCATCAGTGGTGTCGAGAATACCAATATCCCATTGCTTGTGTACCAGTAGTATATGCTATCTTGGAATAGCAGTTGGAGGCAATCTTGAAGAGCGCTAGGATCAGGCAACCTATTTTCCTCGGCGGCTGGCCGGAGCCTATATATTGTGAAAACGTAGATGGTACAACAACAGTCGGTAGTGGGGTGACTGGTGAGGGTACATCTGCAAGGGCCTGAATCCACGAAGCTGCTTGAGAGGAGCATACTCTCGAGTTGCCGGGTTGCAGATGCAGATGGTGCGCAAAATATTGGCATTTTTTTTTCCCTTTGTGCCAGCGAGCTATCATTTCGAGCTTTTTTAAGGGATAGGGATAGTGATAACTTGATTGAACTTTTTCTTGTGGGGGAAACACGTTGTACTCCGTCGCTGGTATTTTTCTACTATTTTCACACAAAGGGTATTCATTAAAAGGTTAAGCATCCAATAAGTACAGCATGGGCGTGGACTATACAAGCTCTATTACACACAGCAATAGTTAATAGGTGATAGTCATTTGTTGCCAAGCAAGCAGTACTCCAGATCACTCACTGGCCCATCACTAACTGTTGACGACCAAATGAACTCTGGCGAGCCTCGTCCACTCCACCAGCACCGCCGCCGTGACTGTTGGACCCAAGACCTGACTGTGGCCAAGATGAAGCACAGACGCACACACACTTGTGGTGTGGAAGAAGAGCACAACTCACACAGGTTGCGCCTCTTCTTGAAAAAATCTGCATCGGCTCTCATTGGCCATCCTAATTGGAAACAGTCTTTTGACCTGATAGGCAATGTAAAATTAATTAATTGCATGGGCCACAAAATTGTAATGAATATAACGAATTATATATGCTGTATTTACCAAAAGTACGCATTGAGATCATCATAGTTTCTCCGATGCGAGTGTTTTGATTTTATTGTCCCGCTCCTTTCAGCTTTCTCCTATGGCAAAAACCAAAAGGATATAAGTTGATTGTGCTTGAATTAAAACATGAGCATGAAAATAAAGAAATGTACCATTTCTGTGATTCTGGAAATTGGAGTCACGACTTTCTTCAAGAAGGCTCCCTCTTCGCCACCATAGAATGGTCTAACATATTCACCAGTTATTGGGTTCACGTTTCCAGCCAACACACCATACAATTCAAAAGCCATCTGCAATGGAATAAAAAAGCACGACCGTCACTTGCCAATAATCATCTCATCAGAAGAGCTATGGCAGCCAATCAACCAACAACAACAGCCTTGACAATCAAGCATTTAGTAACTAGCATGTCCACAAACACAAACTATACAATTGCTAAATGGGAACAAGTATGAAAGGGCAACAAAAACATAAATGGTATGTAAAACTTTCCGGCACAGAAATATAATGTACTACTAACCTCAACCTTTTGCTGATTTGCAATGGTCTAAACTACCATGTGAGCATCAATAGAAGAAAAGGAATCAAGCAAAAATAGGGACCgcgttagatttttttgttagtgtTTACGGGACCTCCTCGGGAAGAACTTATATCTGGAGTTAAGTTGGCATGCCAAACAATTGGCGGCCATCCATACAAAGACCAATTTTTTTTGGTGATGACCAAAAAAATAGTTAGGATACATTTTGTCAACTCTCCAGACATACCCAAATACTAGCATAGTAGCCTTTGCATCATTTTCATTGTAATCAGGAAACAGAATAAGGACCTTGAACTCCTTTAATAAAGAGTTTAAAACCCAATTCTCCAGTTTAGTAAATAGACCGTGTGTTTAATTTGATGAAGAAATGAATTGACCATACATGATTATAGAGGTAGCAACTGGCATGAACCGCAAGTTAGCCGCCTCGCCCATTTAAAATGGTAGACGTAGCAAAGAATCTGAAATATGGTGTACTATCCTCAAGCTTTCGCCCATTTAAAATGGTCTAAAATACTAAGATAGCATCACTAGAAGAAAAGTGAGCACACAAATTAGATCAGATTTCTCTTGATCAGGGTTTAGGAATTGACCATACATGATGAAAGAGGTAGCAAAGACACTCCGGCATAAATCGCAAGTTAGCCGCCTCGCCGCATATGAGCAGATAAAGGCCCATATGGAGAAGCTTACGCTGTTGTACTTCTTGTGGAATTGTCGGCAGCCTAGAAACATAATGATCAACTAATTAGTTGAGCAAGGGATCAATCAGTAGACCACTCAAGGTTAATCATCATACCATAAGCTGGTTTTGCGACCAAGGTACTTGCACCATCTCTTGTAGTTCTTGAATAGCTTCTTCATTGTTGTATCCAACACATGGTCATCTAACTGAAAATATTTCCAGAAAGGGAATGAGTAAATATGATATCATTTTACAAGGGTTGGGTCAATGTGCACACACATCACACATGTGTATGTCAGTATGTTGGAAAAGGCGGTACCTTTGGTTGTTGTTCAGGTTTGGAGATCTGCCTTATATGCATGTTGGCAAGCAATAGTACGAGATGTTCTCTCTGTTTGGACACATTATCTTTCTGGAGAGTGATAGTTGAAGTTAGAGAGCATTAATGTATCAACACTCACAACCAAATTGTGGGCATGAGATATGAATGCAAATGGTAGAGTCGCCATGTTGTGATAACCTGAAACCCAAACATGGCCTGAAGCCATTCAAGAAGATCTGCATCAGCCTTCTTTTCATGGCCCTTGGGCCATGGCAGACCCCTGGTGTCACTAAGGGCATGCAAAGCTGCTTGGATCTACATGTAATAATGAAAAGCGGCAAAAGCCATACTGTAATCATCTCAACATCTTGCCAAAATACTCTGGAAGAAATCAGGATGGATGGGAACCTTGGGATATCTCATAATAGTCTGATTAGCACTGTCAGGAAGATACACCTTTTTCTTTTCCCCGACTTGGTTGTTTGATTCCAGAATCTGAAACATCAATCAATAACAGTGTTTTTGTTTGTGAGGAAACATATAAAGCAGGAGCTAGCAGTGTGACAAAAGAAACAAAGGGCTATAGTTAATGTTGGGTACTAGCTAGAGGGCAGCTTACCGCGTGATCAACTTGGATCTTCTGTGAAACATGAACGGCGTCCTTTAGGACCCCAAACAACACATTTGAAGTCTGATACGCCTTTTTGAGCTGAGCACTGAGCAAATGAAATAAAAAAAAGACATAAATGAGTCAGCATAGCACTCAGTAAATAGCATAAGAAAAGAAGAAGATGGGTTGCTCTCTCACCGGTCAGCTGTATCGGCGGCATTTTGGAGTGCCGTGATGTACGTCTTGTAGTAGTGCTGGTAGAAACTCCGCATTTCGCGTGCATCACTCTGCTCAACCCTTCCCTTCAAGGTGGAATCATTCTCCTGAGGAAGGAAGCACGTGCGTTGCAATGAAACCGAAGCAATTAGTTTCATTGCTGGATTAGAAACGTACTATTGCATACGCCTATGATTTTGGAGCTataataagtactccctctgtaaacaaaatATGATGGGGTCttgtatttctttacggagggaacAGAACGCAGCGCCGCAAAATATGATGCATCTCTTAAGGCCGTGTCGGGCGGGAAAGTCATGCATGTATACAGAACACACATACAATTTCAAGCTTCTGCAGGAGCGCGGTCTTGAATTCATGGACACCGCAGCCGCTGGCGGTGGGGTCGAGATTGTTGGCCAGCCTGAAGGCAAAGAATCGACCTAGCACCCAAGAGACATATTAAATTGTGTGGGTGAGAAAACAAAACAAGCACTACTCTACTCTGAAGTGCAGCTAGGGAATTACTACCGGTTGTTTCGAATTACTACtctactcttatatttctttacggaaggAGTAACGATTAACACAGGCCATGGAGTGTCACTGGCAGTAATATGGCACTAGTTGTACTTGAGGAAGAATATATAATACAGGTGTGAGCAATAGAAAGAAGAATATACATGCTCACTAGTGAGTGGCCGGTAATAGAGTGGAGAAGGAATCTGCTATACTGCATTGGTAACAGTAGTTAACAAGCAGCGAATGAATGAATTAATGTGCCAAGGAAGGGAAGTGCAAGAGGTGACATACATAGGTAGGCGACGCGTGGGTTGCTTGCCTCGACCTCGTTGGCGACGCGGAGGTAGGGTGCGACCTCGACGATCGAGGAGGGGACGACCTCACTATCGAAGAGGGACTCACTGGTGACCTGGACGGTGGAGGCTGAGGAGGGCGCCATGCATCCCACCGGGAAGGAGCGATATGATCGAGCCCCAGGAGGCCAGAAGTAATAGGAAGAAAATAAATATGGTAGATCGATCGGCCGTGAGTGGGGAATGGGAGTTAGTATATATAGCAGTGGAGT
This window contains:
- the LOC123129234 gene encoding callose synthase 3, which translates into the protein MAPSSASTVQVTSESLFDSEVVPSSIVEVAPYLRVANEVEASNPRVAYLCRFFAFRLANNLDPTASGCGVHEFKTALLQKLEIENDSTLKGRVEQSDAREMRSFYQHYYKTYITALQNAADTADRAQLKKAYQTSNVLFGVLKDAVHVSQKIQVDHAILESNNQVGEKKKVYLPDSANQTIMRYPKIQAALHALSDTRGLPWPKGHEKKADADLLEWLQAMFGFQKDNVSKQREHLVLLLANMHIRQISKPEQQPKLDDHVLDTTMKKLFKNYKRWCKYLGRKTSLWLPTIPQEVQQRKLLHMGLYLLICGEAANLRFMPECLCYLFHHMAFELYGVLAGNVNPITGEYVRPFYGGEEGAFLKKVVTPISRITEMEKAERSGTIKSKHSHRRNYDDLNAYFWSKDCFQLGWPMRADADFFKKRRNLCELCSSSTPQVCVRLCFILATVRSWVQQSRRRCWWSGRGSPEFIWSSTVSDGPVSDLEYCLLGNK